From Zingiber officinale cultivar Zhangliang chromosome 5B, Zo_v1.1, whole genome shotgun sequence, the proteins below share one genomic window:
- the LOC121985159 gene encoding xyloglucan galactosyltransferase KATAMARI1 homolog produces MEKASGKPLQPCVCFLASLCVFFWAFIFYFHFQVLSSSSSTSNPAQQSFSLFSISINPRQRQEIATDSTLPGELLAPRSSQLGPPLLPEPKPSIHRRGWPKSKPSASPSVPPKPFFPFTDALKMLDNKSDPCGGRYIYVHDLPPRFNDDMIRDCRKLSLWTNMCKFTTNAGLGPPLENTEGVFSDTGWYATNQFAVDVVFNNRMKRYECLTNDSSIAAAIFVPFYAGFDISRYLWGYNTSVRDAASLDLVDWLMKRPEWSVMGGRDHFLVAGRITWDFRRLTDLDSDWGSKLLFLPAAKNMSMLVVESSPWNSNDFAIPYPTYFHPANDADVFAWQDRMRKLKRKHLFSFAGAPRPGSSKSIRGQIIEQCKNSKVCKLLECDLGESKCHSPGTIMQMFQSSLFCLQPQGDSYTRRSAFDSILAGCIPVFFHPGSAYVQYTWHLPRNFSTYSVFIPEDDIRKRNVSIEERLKQIHPDVVKVMREQVIGLIPRVIYADPRSKLETLNDAFDVAVQAMIDKVMKLRRDIIDKTEDKDFIEENSWKYALLEGQRRIRAHEWDPFFSKSKDTNAVSNSSSAEAAKNSWKIEQRDQS; encoded by the coding sequence ATGGAGAAGGCGAGTGGTAAACCTCTGCAGCCGTGTGTGTGCTTCCTCGCCAGCCTCTGCGTCTTCTTCTGGGCTTTCATCTTCTATTTCCATTTCCAAGTGCTCAGTAGCAGCAGTAGCACCTCCAACCCGGCCCAGCAATCCTTTTCCTTATTCTCAATTTCGATCAATCCCCGACAACGACAAGAAATTGCAACAGACAGCACCCTACCTGGTGAATTACTTGCTCCCCGTTCATCTCAATTGGGGCCTCCGCTGCTGCCCGAACCCAAGCCATCGATCCACCGTCGAGGATGGCCCAAATCGAAGCCATCGGCCAGCCCTTCAGTGCCGCCGAAGCCCTTCTTCCCCTTCACGGACGCTCTGAAGATGCTCGACAACAAGAGCGACCCCTGCGGTGGGCGGTACATCTACGTCCACGACCTCCCTCCGCGGTTCAATGATGACATGATCAGGGACTGTAGAAAACTGAGCCTTTGGACGAACATGTGCAAGTTCACCACCAATGCTGGCCTCGGGCCGCCCCTGGAAAACACCGAGGGGGTCTTCTCCGACACCGGGTGGTATGCAACAAACCAATTCGCCGTCGACGTCGTCTTCAACAACCGGATGAAAAGGTACGAGTGCTTGACCAATGACTCATCAATCGCGGCCGCCATCTTTGTGCCGTTCTATGCTGGCTTCGACATCTCGCGCTACCTTTGGGGCTACAACACCTCGGTGAGAGACGCTGCGTCACTCGATTTGGTCGACTGGCTCATGAAGCGGCCGGAGTGGAGCGTGATGGGTGGGAGAGACCATTTCTTGGTGGCAGGGAGGATTACTTGGGACTTCAGGAGGCTGACGGATTTGGACTCAGATTGGGGAAGCAAGCTCTTGTTCTTGCCGGCCGCCAAGAACATGTCTATGCTGGTGGTGGAGTCGAGTCCATGGAACTCCAATGATTTCGCAATCCCTTATCCCACCTATTTCCACCCTGCAAATGATGCTGATGTCTTTGCCTGGCAGGACCGTATGAGGAAGCTGAAGAGGAAGCATCTATTCTCCTTTGCAGGAGCTCCTCGCCCTGGCAGCTCCAAGTCAATTAGAGGCCAGATCATAGAGCAGTGCAAGAATTCCAAGGTTTGCAAGTTGCTGGAGTGTGACTTGGGAGAGAGCAAGTGCCATTCCCCCGGCACCATAATGCAAATGTTCCAGAGCTCTTTGTTCTGCTTGCAACCGCAGGGTGACTCATATACAAGGAGATCAGCTTTTGATTCGATCTTGGCAGGTTGCATACCAGTGTTCTTTCATCCTGGATCGGCATATGTCCAATACACTTGGCATCTTCCGCGAAACTTCTCCACCTACTCGGTGTTCATTCCTGAGGATGATATCAGAAAGAGAAATGTCAGTATTGAAGAAAGACTGAAGCAAATTCATCCTGATGTTGTTAAGGTGATGAGGGAGCAGGTCATAGGTCTCATACCCAGGGTCATTTATGCAGATCCTCGGTCTAAACTGGAGACGCTGAACGATGCCTTCGATGTGGCAGTGCAAGCAATGATCGACAAAGTTATGAAGTTAAGAAGGGACATAATAGACAAAACCGAAGATAAAGACTTCATCGAGGAAAATAGTTGGAAGTATGCTCTGTTGGAAGGACAGAGGAGAATTCGGGCACACGAATGGGATCCTTTCTTCTCTAAGTCCAAAGATACCAATGCTGTTTCTAATAGTTCGTCTGCTGAAGCTGCTAAGAATTCTTGGAAGATCGAACAAAGGGATCAATCTTGA
- the LOC121985160 gene encoding noroxomaritidine synthase-like, which translates to MVAANGTSCFSMSLLQLWPEFLVSFFCLALFYCYLRLFFKNPTAVPMNWPVAGMLPSLLANLNGLHDWTTEILRETGCTFSFRGPWFMGMDSVLTCDPANLQHVFNANFSNYPKGNEFAEIFDIFGDGIFNADGEMWKRQRAKAHGLFMGPSFRSFVFAASHNKVEKGLLPLLDELARRDEAVDLQDVFLRLTFDMTSYLVFGVDLCCLSIDFPTVPFARAMDDAMATLLLRHTVPPAWWKCMRWFRVGAAERRMAAAWKEIDGFISKCVAEKRKKNSYHDKTNTDLLSSYMNDDDQEGAAFHHKFLRDTAMNFMLAGRDTTGAALSWFFWLLSKNPTAEAKILEELKTISPEKDRSSSATVLFEAEGLGKMVYLHAALCEALRLLPPVPFEHKAAVLPETLPSGQRVERGTRVLVSLFSIGRMEGVWGKDCCEFRPERWISEKGRLRHEPSYKFMSFNSGPRTCLGKEVAFTQMKVAAAAMLYNFQVEAVEGHVVEPKLSIILHMKNGFKARIKRRCSSA; encoded by the coding sequence ATGGTGGCTGCCAATGGCACTAGTTGCTTCTCCATGTCTCTCTTGCAACTTTGGCCTGAGTTCCTCGTCTCCTTTTTCTGCCTCGCCCTCTTCTATTGTTACCTCCGCCTCTTTTTCAAAAATCCGACTGCCGTGCCGATGAATTGGCCCGTCGCCGGGATGTTGCCCAGCCTTCTGGCCAACCTCAACGGACTGCACGATTGGACCACCGAGATCCTCCGGGAGACCGGGTGCACCTTCTCGTTCCGGGGGCCCTGGTTCATGGGCATGGACTCCGTCCTTACCTGCGACCCTGCGAACCTGCAGCACGTCTTCAACGCCAACTTCTCCAATTACCCCAAGGGCAACGAGTTCGCCGAGATCTTTGACATCTTCGGCGACGGAATATTCAACGCGGACGGCGAGATGTGGAAGCGGCAGCGAGCGAAGGCGCACGGCTTGTTCATGGGTCCGAGCTTCCGGTCCTTCGTCTTCGCCGCCAGCCACAATAAGGTTGAGAAGGGGCTGCTACCGCTCCTTGACGAGCTCGCGCGGCGGGACGAGGCGGTGGACTTGCAGGACGTGTTTCTCCGGCTCACTTTCGACATGACCTCCTACTTGGTCTTCGGCGTTGACCTCTGCTGCCTCTCCATCGACTTCCCTACTGTCCCCTTCGCGCGGGCCATGGACGACGCCATGGCGACGTTGCTGCTCCGCCATACCGTGCCGCCGGCGTGGTGGAAGTGTATGAGGTGGTTCCGCGTCGGCGCAGCGGAGAGGCGGATGGCGGCGGCTTGGAAGGAAATCGATGGTTTCATATCCAAATGCGTggcggagaagaggaagaagaactccTACCACGACAAAACTAACACCGACCTACTCTCGTCTTACATGAACGACGACGACCAAGAAGGAGCAGCATTCCACCACAAGTTCCTCCGCGACACGGCCATGAACTTTATGCTCGCCGGAAGGGACACCACCGGTGCAGCTCTGTCATGGTTCTTCTGGTTGCTGTCCAAGAATCCCACGGCGGAAGCCAAAATACTGGAGGAACTAAAGACCATATCTCCAGAAAAGGATCGATCGAGCTCCGCCACGGTTCTTTTCGAGGCAGAGGGGCTGGGGAAGATGGTGTACCTCCACGCCGCCCTATGCGAGGCGCTGAGGCTGCTCCCGCCGGTTCCATTCGAGCACAAGGCAGCGGTGCTACCTGAAACGCTCCCGAGCGGGCAGAGAGTGGAGCGGGGCACCAGAGTGCTGGTGTCTCTGTTCTCGATCGGTCGGATGGAGGGGGTGTGGGGGAAGGACTGCTGCGAGTTCCGGCCGGAGCGGTGGATCTCGGAGAAAGGGAGGCTGCGGCATGAGCCTTCGTATAAGTTCATGTCCTTCAACTCGGGGCCGCGGACATGCCTGGGGAAGGAGGTGGCCTTCACTCAGATGAAGGTGGCGGCGGCGGCCATGCTCTACAATTTCCAGGTGGAGGCGGTGGAAGGGCACGTAGTGGAGCCGAAGCTTTCGATAATCCTTCACATGAAGAATGGATTCAAGGCCAGGATTAAGAGGAGATGTTCATCGGCATGA